One stretch of Elephas maximus indicus isolate mEleMax1 chromosome 22, mEleMax1 primary haplotype, whole genome shotgun sequence DNA includes these proteins:
- the SF3A1 gene encoding splicing factor 3A subunit 1 translates to MPAGPVQAVPPPPPVATEPKQPTEEEASSKEDSTPSKPVVGIIYPPPEVRNIVDKTASFVARNGPEFEARIRQNEINNPKFNFLNPNDPYHAYYRHKVSEFKEGKAQEPSAAIPKVMQQQQQATQQQLPQKVQAQVIQETIVPKEPPPEFEFIADPPSISAFDLDVVKLTAQFVARNGRQFLTQLMQKEQRNYQFDFLRPQHSLFNYFTKLVEQYTKILIPPKGLLVKLKKEAENPREVLDQVCYRVEWAKFQERERKKEEEEKEKERVAYAQIDWHDFVVVETVDFQPNEQGNFPPPTTPEELGARILIQERYEKFGESEEVEMEVESDEEDEKQDKAEEPPSQLDQDTQVQDMDEGSDDEEEGQKVPPPPETPMPPPLPPTPDQVIVRKDYDPKASKPLPPAPAPDEYLVSPITGEKIPASKMQEHMRIGLLDPRWLEQRDRSIREKQSDDEVYAPGLDIESSLKQLAERRTDIFGVEETAIGKKIGEEEIQKPEEKVTWDGHSGSMARTQQAAQANITLQEQIEAIHKAKGLVPEDDTKEKIGPSKPNEIPQQPPPPSSATSIPSSAPPITSVPRPPTMPPPVRTTVVSAVPVMPRPPMASVVRLPPGSVIAPMPPIIHAPRINVVPMPPSAPPIMAPRPPPMIVPTAFVPAPPVAPVPAPAPMPPVHPPPPMEDEPTSKKLKTEDSLMPEEEFLRRNKGPVSIKVQVPNMQDKTEWKLNGQVLVFTLPLTDQVSVIKVKIHEATGMPAGKQKLQYEGIFIKDSNSLAYYNMANGAIIHLALKERGGRKK, encoded by the exons ATGCCGGCTGGACCCGTGCAGGCGGTGCCTCCGCCGCCGCCCGTGGCCACCGAGCCCAAACAG CCAACAGAAGAAGAAGCATCCTCAAAGGAAGATTCTACCCCTTCCAAGCCAGTGGTGGGGATTATTTACCCTCCTCCAGAGGTCAGGAACATTGTCGACAAGACTGCTAGCTTTGTGGCCAG aAATGGGCCTGAATTTGAAGCTAGGATACGACAAAATGAGATCAACAACCCCAAATTCAACTTTCTGAACCCCAATGACCCTTATCATGCATACTACCGCCACAAGGTCAGCGAGTTCAAGGAGGGGAAAGCTCAGGAGCCCTCAGCTGCCATTCCCAAGGTcatgcagcagcagcaacaagccACCCAGCAGCAGCTGCCCCAGAAG GTCCAAGCCCAGGTGATCCAAGAGACCATTGTGCCCAAAGAGCCCCCTCCTGAGTTTGAGTTCATCGCAGATCCACCCTCCATCTCAGCCTTTGACCTGGATGTGGTGAAGCTAACGGCTCAGTTTGTGGCCCGGAATGGGCGCCAGTTTCTGACGCAGCTGATGCAAAAAGAACAGCGCAACTACCAGTTTGACTTTCTTCGCCCGCAACATAGCCTCTTCAACTACTTTACAAAGCTGGTGGAGCAGTATACCAAG ATCTTGATTCCACCAAAAGGCTTACTTGTAAAGCTCAAGAAAGAAGCTGAAAATCCCCGAGAAGTTCTGGATCAG GTGTGCTACCGAGTGGAGTGGGCCAAGTTCCAGGAAcgtgagagaaaaaaagaggaggaggagaaggagaaggagcggGTGGCCTATGCTCAGATTGACTGGCATGATTTCGTGGTAGTGGAAACAGTGGACTTCCAGCCCAACGAACAAG GGAACTTCCCTCCTCCCACCACCCCTGAGGAGCTGGGGGCCCGAATCCTCATCCAGGAGCGCTATGAGAAGTTTGGGGAGAGTGAGGAGGTTGAGATGGAGGTCGAGTCTGATGAGGAGGACGAGAAACAGGATAAGGCAGAAGAGCCTCCTTCCCAGCTTGACCAGGACACCCAAGTGCAGGACATGGATGAG ggttcaGATGATGAAGAAGAAGGGCAGAAagtgcccccacccccagagacACCCATGCCTCCACCTCTGCCCCCTACTCCAGACCAAGTAATTGTCCGTAAAGACTATGACCCCAAAG CATCCAAGCCGCTGCCTCCAGCTCCTGCTCCAGATGAGTATCTTGTGTCCCCCATCACGGGGGAGAAGATCCCCGCCAGCAAAATGCAGGAGCACATGCGCATTGGGCTTCTTGACCCCCGCTGGCTGGAGCAGCGCGATCGCTCCATCCGAGAGAAGCAGAGCGATGATGAGGTGTATGCGCCAG GCCTGGATATTGAGAGCAGCTTAAAACAGTTGGCTGAACGGCGTACCGATATCTTCGGTGTGGAGGAAACAGCCATTGGTAAGAAGATCGGTGAGGAGGAGATCCAGAAGCCAGAGGAAAAG GTGACCTGGGATGGCCACTCAGGCAGCATGGCCCGGACCCAACAGGCTGCCCAGGCCAATATCACCCTCCAGGAGCAGATTGAAGCCATCCACAAGGCCAAGGGCCTGGTGCCGGAAGACGACACCAAAGAGAAAATTGGCCCCAGCAAGCCCAATGAAATCCCCCAGCAGCCACCACCTCCATCCTCAGCCACCAGTATCCCCAGCTCAGCCCCACCCATCACCTCTGTGCCCCGACCACCCACG ATGCCGCCTCCTGTCCGCACCACAGTGGTGTCTGCAGTGCCCGTCATGCCCCGGCCCCCGATGGCATCCGTGGTCCGCTTGCCCCCAGGCTCAGTGATCGCCCCCATGCCACCCATCATCCATGCGCCCAGGATCAACGTGGTGCCCATGCCTCCCTCAGCACCCCCTATTATGGCACCCCGCCCACCCCCCATGATTGTGCCAACAG CCTTTGTGCCTGCTCCACCTGTGGCACCCGTCCCAGCTCCGGCCCCAATGCCTCCTGTCCACCCTCCACCTCCCATGGAAGATGAGCCTACCTCTAAGAAACTGAAGACAGAAGACAGTCTCATGCCTGAGGAGGAGTTCCTGCGCAGAAACAAG GGTCCGGTGTCCATCAAAGTCCAGGTGCCCAACATGCAGGATAAGACGGAATGGAAACTGAATGGGCAGGTGCTGGTCTTCACCCTCCCACTCACAGACCAG GTCTCTGTCATCAAGGTAAAGATTCATGAAGCTACAGGCATGCCTGCAGGGAAACAGAAGCTACAGTATGAG GGCATCTTCATCAAGGATTCCAACTCGCTGGCGTACTATAACATGGCTAACGGTGCCATTATCCACCTGGCCCTCAAGGAgagaggtgggaggaagaagTAG